One stretch of Candidatus Sulfotelmatobacter sp. DNA includes these proteins:
- a CDS encoding alpha/beta hydrolase — METTGRYGASAQPIHPSFGDLKQIKAGLLDVGYAEAGPSNGPAVILLHGWPYDIHSYVEVAPLLAAHGYRVIVPYLRGYGTTLFLSSSTFRNGQQAAVAVDVIALMDALGVGQAIIGGFDWGSRTADIVAALWPERCKALVSVSGYLITNVKAQQQPLPPVAEYGWWYQYYFATERGRRGYDENRAPFAQLIWKNASPTWTFSEATFRRTAAAFANPDHVAVVVHNYRWRLGLARGEPQYDDLENKLFAGPLIHVPAITIASDFDGAAADGSAYRGKFAGRYAHRILAGIGHNVPQEAPQAFAKAIVDVDGFTERHVVS, encoded by the coding sequence ATGGAAACGACCGGACGTTACGGGGCGAGTGCGCAGCCGATTCACCCTTCGTTCGGCGACCTCAAGCAGATCAAGGCCGGTCTCCTGGACGTCGGCTACGCCGAGGCGGGACCGAGCAACGGACCGGCCGTCATCCTGCTGCACGGCTGGCCGTACGACATCCACAGCTACGTCGAGGTCGCGCCGCTGCTGGCGGCGCACGGATACCGCGTCATCGTGCCGTACCTGCGCGGCTACGGGACGACGCTGTTCCTGTCGAGCTCGACCTTCCGCAACGGGCAGCAGGCGGCGGTCGCCGTCGACGTCATCGCGCTGATGGACGCGCTGGGCGTCGGGCAGGCGATCATCGGGGGCTTCGACTGGGGTTCGCGCACGGCCGACATCGTCGCCGCGCTGTGGCCCGAGCGCTGCAAAGCTCTCGTTTCGGTGAGCGGATACCTGATCACCAACGTCAAGGCACAGCAACAGCCGCTGCCGCCGGTAGCCGAATATGGCTGGTGGTACCAGTACTACTTCGCGACCGAGCGTGGCCGCCGGGGCTACGACGAAAACCGGGCGCCGTTCGCGCAGCTGATCTGGAAGAACGCCTCGCCGACGTGGACGTTCTCCGAGGCGACGTTCCGACGCACCGCGGCCGCGTTCGCCAACCCGGACCACGTCGCGGTCGTCGTACACAATTACCGCTGGCGCTTGGGCCTGGCCAGAGGCGAGCCGCAATACGACGACCTCGAGAACAAGCTGTTCGCCGGCCCGCTCATCCACGTGCCGGCCATCACGATCGCGAGCGACTTCGACGGCGCCGCCGCCGACGGGAGCGCGTATCGCGGCAAGTTCGCCGGCCGCTACGCGCACCGGATCCTCGCGGGCATCGGGCACAACGTTCCGCAAGAAGCACCGCAGGCGTTCGCCAAGGCGATCGTGGACGTCGACGGCTTCACCGAGCGCCACGTCGTGAGCTGA
- a CDS encoding helix-turn-helix domain-containing protein: MRERPGEAAPFGDLLKRHRVAAGISQESLAERAQVSTAAIGALERGTRRAPYRETVVLLAAALDLSERQRAELEASAQRARRRGTRGNIADQPARHNLAARLTSFVGRLDEIAELTALLRKHRLVTVTGSGGVGKTSIAVEVARELHDAGEREAWFVDLSPVLAGAFVAGAIASILDVPLPQLADPLPALAVALRERRLLLVLDNCEHVIGDAAAAASALLRSCPGVVVLATSRERLAIDGEQVYRLPSLPVPAQPVRTSEEACSYAAVRLFVERATAVDARLAFTAERLAMVAQICAQLEGIPLAIELAASRLPSLGFEALNKRLTEQFVIASASRDRPHRQQTIFAAIAWSYDLLGDDERALLRRLAVFCGGATLDAIEDVCAGSALATRSVPDLLTSLVDKSLLNSALAGERCRYVMLESVRAFAGRQSADAGELGAIARAHARWLARVAERGDQRYPDVAPNVWLAEFGPELDNARAALEWTLASDADEDVLLAARIVGGLRRLWISPQRRLECRRWSEAILSRLDLERHALVAGGVMRAYIQSIDGAAILAAADDAAVLFERIRDRRGLISLHAHVAWEYGLRGAFADAERALALAFELASAEGLQHSRHFIHLLETRCLIYGLAGRLAEARADAALASALRDALAAPDVKLEFYWQGFFAFADGDARRAAELLEVCVDAARARGESRAGPLSELAAARLVLGDLDGAESALRESLELAPSERLEGAWRAIQHMATVSALRRQPRIAARLLGFVDAWCEREAGFRGYYERATLAMLADALHAQLSADAQTSLMAAGALLDVERAIDEALAPNEMYLTRTTCGRPSV, encoded by the coding sequence ATGCGCGAGCGACCCGGCGAGGCGGCGCCGTTTGGCGACCTCCTCAAGCGCCATCGCGTTGCGGCCGGTATCTCCCAAGAGTCCCTGGCCGAGCGCGCTCAGGTCAGCACGGCGGCGATCGGCGCGCTCGAACGTGGGACTCGTCGTGCTCCCTACAGAGAGACCGTCGTCCTGTTGGCCGCCGCCCTCGACCTCTCGGAGCGCCAGCGTGCCGAGCTGGAAGCTTCAGCGCAGCGCGCGCGCCGGCGCGGCACGCGCGGGAACATCGCCGACCAACCCGCGCGGCACAACCTCGCGGCACGGCTGACTTCGTTCGTCGGCCGGCTCGACGAGATCGCCGAGCTCACCGCCCTCTTACGCAAGCACCGCCTGGTGACGGTGACCGGCTCGGGCGGCGTCGGGAAGACCAGCATCGCGGTCGAGGTCGCGCGCGAGCTGCACGACGCCGGCGAGCGCGAGGCGTGGTTCGTCGACCTCTCGCCGGTCCTCGCGGGTGCCTTCGTCGCCGGCGCCATCGCATCGATCCTCGACGTGCCGCTGCCGCAGTTGGCCGATCCGCTGCCCGCGCTGGCCGTGGCGCTCAGAGAACGCCGGCTGCTGCTGGTTCTCGACAACTGCGAGCACGTGATCGGCGACGCTGCCGCCGCGGCTAGCGCGCTGCTGCGGTCCTGCCCGGGCGTGGTCGTCCTCGCGACCAGCCGCGAACGGTTGGCGATCGACGGTGAACAGGTGTACCGGTTGCCGTCGCTGCCGGTCCCCGCGCAGCCGGTACGCACCAGCGAAGAGGCGTGCAGCTACGCGGCCGTCCGGCTCTTCGTCGAGCGCGCCACCGCGGTCGACGCGCGGCTCGCATTCACCGCCGAGCGGCTGGCGATGGTCGCGCAGATCTGCGCCCAGCTCGAAGGGATTCCGCTGGCGATCGAGCTCGCCGCGAGCCGCTTGCCCTCACTGGGCTTCGAGGCGCTCAACAAGCGACTGACCGAGCAGTTCGTCATCGCTTCGGCGTCGCGCGATCGGCCGCACCGTCAACAGACCATCTTCGCGGCGATTGCGTGGAGCTACGATCTGCTCGGCGACGACGAGCGGGCGCTGTTGCGCCGGTTGGCGGTCTTCTGCGGAGGCGCGACGCTCGATGCGATCGAGGACGTCTGCGCCGGAAGTGCGTTGGCGACGCGCAGCGTGCCCGACCTGTTGACCTCGCTCGTCGACAAGTCGCTGTTGAACTCCGCGCTGGCGGGCGAACGCTGCCGCTACGTGATGCTCGAGTCGGTGCGCGCGTTCGCCGGCCGGCAGTCGGCCGACGCCGGTGAACTCGGCGCGATCGCGCGCGCGCACGCGCGCTGGCTGGCACGCGTCGCCGAGCGCGGCGACCAGCGGTATCCCGACGTCGCACCCAACGTCTGGCTGGCGGAGTTCGGCCCCGAGCTCGACAACGCGCGCGCCGCGCTGGAGTGGACGCTCGCATCCGACGCCGATGAAGACGTCCTGCTGGCCGCGCGAATCGTCGGCGGGTTGCGCCGGCTGTGGATCTCGCCGCAGCGCCGGCTCGAGTGCCGCCGCTGGAGCGAGGCCATCTTGAGCCGCCTCGATCTCGAGCGCCACGCGCTCGTTGCCGGCGGCGTGATGCGGGCCTACATCCAATCGATCGACGGCGCGGCGATCTTGGCGGCCGCCGACGACGCGGCCGTGCTGTTCGAGCGCATCCGCGACCGGCGCGGGTTGATCTCGCTGCACGCGCACGTCGCCTGGGAGTACGGACTGCGCGGCGCGTTCGCCGACGCGGAACGGGCGCTGGCGCTGGCCTTCGAGCTCGCCAGCGCTGAGGGCTTGCAGCACTCGCGCCACTTCATCCACCTGTTGGAGACGCGCTGTCTGATCTACGGGCTGGCCGGCCGGCTGGCGGAAGCCCGGGCCGACGCTGCGCTCGCGTCGGCGCTGCGCGATGCGCTCGCCGCGCCCGACGTCAAGCTCGAGTTCTATTGGCAAGGCTTCTTCGCGTTCGCCGACGGCGATGCTCGACGGGCGGCCGAGCTGCTCGAGGTCTGCGTCGACGCGGCCCGGGCGCGTGGCGAGAGCCGTGCCGGTCCGCTCTCCGAGCTGGCCGCGGCCCGACTCGTGTTGGGCGACCTCGACGGTGCGGAGAGCGCGTTGCGGGAGTCGCTCGAGCTGGCGCCGTCCGAGCGGCTCGAAGGCGCCTGGCGCGCGATCCAGCACATGGCGACCGTCTCGGCGTTGCGCCGCCAACCGCGGATCGCGGCCCGCCTGTTGGGCTTTGTCGACGCGTGGTGCGAGCGCGAGGCCGGCTTCCGCGGGTACTACGAACGCGCGACCCTCGCGATGCTCGCCGATGCTCTGCACGCGCAGCTTTCCGCTGATGCGCAGACGTCGCTGATGGCGGCGGGGGCGTTGCTCGACGTCGAGCGCGCGATCGACGAGGCACTCGCACCGAACGAAATGTATCTCACTCGCACGACCTGCGGGCGACCGAGCGTCTAG
- a CDS encoding helix-turn-helix transcriptional regulator, with protein sequence MQGLRRGEVAELIGVSVDWYRYFESGRPVRVSTRFVSRLSNALRLSATQQLMLFQLALPEMYHLGGQA encoded by the coding sequence GTGCAAGGTCTGCGCCGCGGCGAGGTCGCCGAGCTGATCGGCGTCAGCGTCGACTGGTATCGCTACTTCGAGAGCGGCCGCCCGGTGCGCGTGTCGACGCGCTTCGTGTCTCGCCTCTCGAACGCGCTACGGCTGAGCGCGACGCAACAGCTCATGCTGTTCCAGTTGGCGTTGCCGGAGATGTATCATCTCGGTGGTCAGGCCTGA
- a CDS encoding helix-turn-helix transcriptional regulator, whose amino-acid sequence MAIADPEARQLNVFLRRHRQRIDPHVRVLGDHERLPTRRGRPVTQEEMAEAVGVSRVWYSLLETGSTIRTSTKVLERLAVVLMLDAPERARLFHLAMPELGPLEVGAESALVLESFAVVRAAMRRLWSATTEVEALETVAEQVAAVVDDADLVFYVRRLREGEWEWPYVLDRGMGQHNREAYAAATSRMTPAEVDEFLFYPQLSLAGDVGTPDVYTSKTVRAAYRGIFCDPKLNLGTLLHARVRSRSGLIGGFTVKHLGEHDYSVEQRAIMSTLAELTSVALS is encoded by the coding sequence ATGGCGATCGCAGATCCCGAGGCCAGGCAGCTGAACGTCTTTCTGCGCCGGCACCGGCAGCGAATCGACCCGCACGTCCGCGTGCTCGGCGATCACGAGCGGCTGCCCACGCGCCGCGGACGCCCGGTGACGCAAGAAGAGATGGCTGAAGCCGTCGGCGTCAGTCGCGTGTGGTACTCGTTGCTGGAGACCGGCTCGACGATCCGGACGTCGACAAAAGTCCTCGAACGCCTCGCCGTCGTGCTCATGCTCGACGCGCCGGAGCGGGCGAGACTCTTTCACCTGGCGATGCCCGAGCTGGGCCCGCTCGAGGTGGGTGCGGAGTCCGCCCTCGTGCTGGAGAGCTTCGCCGTCGTCCGCGCCGCGATGAGACGTCTTTGGTCCGCGACCACGGAGGTCGAGGCGCTCGAGACGGTCGCCGAACAGGTCGCCGCCGTCGTCGACGACGCCGATCTGGTCTTCTACGTTCGCCGGCTGCGCGAGGGCGAGTGGGAATGGCCGTACGTCCTCGACCGCGGCATGGGGCAGCACAACCGCGAGGCCTACGCCGCGGCGACGTCGCGGATGACACCGGCCGAGGTCGACGAGTTTCTGTTCTATCCGCAACTCTCGCTAGCCGGCGACGTCGGTACGCCCGACGTCTACACCTCGAAGACCGTGCGCGCCGCGTATCGCGGCATTTTCTGCGATCCGAAACTCAACCTCGGCACGCTGCTCCACGCGCGGGTCCGTTCGCGCAGCGGCCTCATCGGCGGCTTCACCGTCAAGCATCTGGGCGAGCACGATTATTCCGTCGAGCAGCGGGCGATCATGAGTACGCTGGCAGAGTTGACGTCGGTCGCGCTGTCCTAA
- a CDS encoding SDR family NAD(P)-dependent oxidoreductase gives MSHGEPERQPACVIAGAGPHLGLAIAAQFAAQGFAVYILSRSPARLETRLEALRAGGFAVEAAHCDVTDSRSVDVALGRVRRCHGHCDVLIYNAFAASPKNALELDAQTLSDDVRVSVGGALTLVHQTVAGMRAAGGGTVLFTGCLEPAAEENTSPSGAIGKAGLHALAEYLMRELEPDGIRVGVVSVSAEIHTAAGYAGRAAECFWDMFVTSERNYEPHVRVVGC, from the coding sequence ATGAGTCACGGAGAACCGGAGCGACAACCGGCGTGCGTCATCGCCGGGGCCGGGCCGCATCTCGGCCTGGCGATCGCGGCGCAGTTCGCAGCGCAAGGATTTGCGGTATACATCTTGTCACGCTCGCCGGCGCGGCTGGAGACTCGGCTCGAAGCGCTTCGGGCGGGAGGCTTCGCGGTCGAGGCGGCGCACTGCGACGTGACCGACTCGCGATCGGTCGATGTCGCGCTCGGCCGCGTGCGCCGGTGTCACGGCCACTGTGACGTCTTGATCTACAACGCCTTCGCGGCCTCGCCGAAGAACGCGCTCGAGCTCGACGCGCAGACGCTGAGCGACGACGTTCGGGTCAGCGTCGGCGGCGCGCTGACGCTCGTTCACCAAACCGTCGCGGGGATGCGGGCCGCGGGCGGCGGGACGGTCTTGTTCACCGGCTGCTTGGAGCCCGCTGCCGAGGAGAACACCTCGCCGTCGGGTGCGATCGGCAAAGCCGGACTGCACGCCCTGGCCGAGTATCTGATGCGCGAGCTCGAGCCGGACGGCATTCGCGTCGGCGTGGTCTCGGTCAGCGCGGAGATCCACACCGCCGCCGGCTACGCCGGGCGCGCCGCCGAGTGCTTTTGGGACATGTTCGTGACCAGCGAGCGAAACTACGAGCCCCACGTGCGGGTGGTCGGATGTTAA